The Diospyros lotus cultivar Yz01 chromosome 15, ASM1463336v1, whole genome shotgun sequence genome has a window encoding:
- the LOC127791745 gene encoding probable disease resistance protein At4g27220 isoform X2 yields the protein MDACVGKIVQLLADGLINYVKRHGAYVIRYKNKVQLLEQENKRLGEKKESIQGMVGRATNNGKAVETEVSSWLKDAEDMEGDITNILHPQENRESFKCFKGCMCPNLMWRHKMGKEADKRKLDVSELISRGDRLLNSPVARDAPFQWEPHFDSYEYYTKFDSRASVFDKIMEALKDSGVDMIGVHGPGGAGKTTMVKEVAKEAKKLGIFFKIVIAVVSKDPNTSKLQEELAPQLDLKYKQRSDSGRADELRKTLLNGKKILVILDDLWQGLDLNAVGIPISGPSHKDCKILLTSRRKDVFKVMGVHSYFSIGYLAENEAWELFTKVTGDFGVDELIAREVSKKCGGLPIAIVAVAAALKDEEEVEWRNALLQLKNSPLKYIEEIDPVGYTPLKWSYDFLKDEDAKSCFLLCCLFPEDAEISIDDLVKYSFALGFLRRVDTLKDARIEVQAMVNKLKRSCLLLNGEDENYVKMHDVIRDLAISITEVKQTEHSGGQDWPRQQQFMVDHEIRVWPKNDAWKQHTAISLRINNDNFPSHCGVLDCPLVHTLVLKLGKSSRIIPNDFFQGMEEARVLDLESISLELPSSILELYHFRMLRLRYCKLLGDLTTIQNLKNHIEILSFEGSEIKELPQEIGELTRLRSLDLRTWMLEVIPKGVISNLIHLEELYVLGSFSGWDTTVNGEGKSNASIAELKSLTQLTVLYVSISAESFKIMVQGCPNLFGKLINFAILINSRSSFINRIQTLNVLEIRDIHRIDDEFHLLMNKVSVLTLRWIPHLEGLMLQCKPQLKFIASGGGPFSKLTSLEIDNCHGLKFLFSSSIARELQQLQKLKVSCCSKMEQIIGAVDHHHGDKVVTDEAIIFSRLVDLKLSSLSHFKSFYPKMEKTTTEKNLPNFTATTESIFDEKVAIPKMKTLRLERLNCTRQIQLWDLVITQEYLQEHPYDVTLIGCQVSTKVLSHHLNQSFRMIDNLCLTNCLGFKHLIDLDGTISVGEEKFVDAGTLHLSDLPELVSLWNKNLREIKGFRSLTIIAIMKCPQMKSLLTHSMVMTLQHLEMLRVESCEMMEEIIIIDENNLNIVGEGKATWQIEFPKLECLCLYNLPNLKYFCNDERASFSFSSLCEVKVRNCPKMKTFASGQICLPPKMIRALVDYEDKRQYEEVEITNLNAFLEDRNHMAKIIHWGDSRSRYFMEIF from the exons ATGGATGCGTGTGTGGGGAAGATTGTCCAATTGCTCGCAGATGGCTTGATTAATTATGTCAAGCGCCATGGGGCCTATGTGATTCGATACAAGAACAAGGTTCAGCTACTCGAACAAGAAAATAAGAGGCTCGGTGAAAAAAAGGAGAGTATCCAAGGAATGGTGGGTAGAGCCACAAACAATGGGAAAGCCGTTGAGACTGAGGTCTCCAGTTGGCTAAAGGACGCTGAAGACATGGAAGGAGACATCACCAACATCCTGCATCCACAAGAAAACAGAGAATCCTTCAAGTGTTTTAAGGGCTGCATGTGTCCCAACTTAATGTGGCGTCACAAGATGGGTAAGGAAGCTGACAAGAGGAAGCTGGACGTCAGCGAACTGATAAGTAGGGGTGACCGACTACTGAACTCGCCAGTGGCACGCGATGCACCTTTCCAATGGGAGCCGCATTTTGATTCTTATGAGTATTACACCAAGTTTGACTCAAGAGCTTCAGTTTTTGATAAAATCATGGAGGCTTTGAAGGATTCTGGGGTTGACATGATTGGGGTCCATGGGCCTGGTGGAGCTGGGAAGACGACGATGGTGAAAGAGGTTGCCAAAGAAGCTAAGAAACtaggaattttttttaagattgtGATAGCAGTTGTGTCTAAAGATCCAAACACCTCAAAACTACAAGAAGAGCTTGCACCCCAATTGGATCTCAAGTATAAACAAAGAAGTGACTCAGGAAGAGCGGATGAGTTACGAAAGACATTGTTAAACGGGAAGAAGATATTGGTAATATTGGATGACCTTTGGCAAGGACTAGACTTGAATGCAGTTGGAATTCCTATTTCGGGCCCTAGCCACAAAGATTGCAAAATTTTGCTAACCTCGCGTAGAAAAGATGTCTTCAAAGTGATGGGCGTTCattcatatttttccattgggTACTTGGCGGAGAACGAAGCATGGGAGTTGTTTACAAAGGTGACAGGAGATTTTGGAGTCGATGAATTGATAGCAAGAGAGGTGAGCAAGAAATGTGGAGGTCTGCCTATCGCTATCGTTGCAGTTGCAGCTGCATTAAAGGACGAGGAAGAGGTTGAGTGGCGCAATGCACTTCTCCAATTAAAGAATTCCCCCCTAAAATACATTGAAGAAATTGATCCAGTGGGTTATACCCCCTTGAAGTGGAGCTATGATTTTCTAAAAGACGAGGATGCAAAGTCGTGTTTCTTGCTCTGCTGTTTGTTCCCTGAAGATGCTGAGATTTCTATTGATGACTTGGTTAAATATAGCTTTGCCCTGGGGTTCCTTAGAAGGGTGGATACGCTGAAAGATGCAAGAATTGAAGTACAAGCCATGGTTAATAAGCTGAAAAGGTCTTGCTTGTTACTAAATGGAGAAGACGAGAATTATGTCAAAATGCATGACGTTATTCGTGACCTTGCAATTTCTATCACAGAGGTGAAGCAAACAGAACACAGCGGTGGCCAAGATTGGCCAAGACAACAACAGTTCATGGTAGATCACGAAATTCGAGTGTGGCCGAAGAATGATGCCTGGAAGCAGCACACAGCAATCTCATTAAGGATCAATAATGACAACTTTCCTTCTCATTGCGGCGTGCTCGATTGTCCACTAGTGCATACCCTTGTGTTGAAGCTTGGAAAATCTTCACGTATAATTCCGAATGACTTCTTTCAAGGCATGGAGGAGGCAAGAGTTTTAGATTTGGAAAGCATATCGTTGGAGCTCCCATCGTCAATTTTGGAGTTGTATCATTTTCGGATGTTACGTCTAAGGTATTGTAAATTATTGGGAGACTTGACTAcaatccaaaatttaaaaaatcacatTGAGATACTTAGTTTTGAGGGATCTGAAATAAAAGAGTTGCCACAAGAGATTGGAGAATTGACTCGTTTGCGGTCTTTGGATCTGAGAACGTGGATGCTGGAGGTGATTCCAAAGGGTGTGATATCTAATTTGATCCATTTAGAAGAGTTGTATGTCTTAGGCAGCTTTAGTGGATGGGATACCACTGTAAATGGTGAGGGAAAGAGTAATGCGAGCATTGCTGAGCTGAAATCATTGACTCAATTAACAGTTTTATATGTTAGTATTTCAGCAGAAAGTTTCAAGATTATGGTGCAAGGATGCCCCAATTTATTTGggaaattgattaattttgcaATACTAATAAACTCTCGCTCGTCTTTTATTAATCGTATTCAAaccttgaatgttttggaaattcGTGATATTCATCGTATAGATGATGAATTTCATCTCTTGATGAACAAAGTTAGTGTGTTGACGTTAAGGTGGATTCCGCATTTGGAAGGGCTGATGTTACAATGCAAGCCACAACTAAAGTTTATAGCAAGTGGTGGGGGACCTTTTAGTAAATTAACCTCTTTAGAAATTGATAACTGTCACGGtctgaaatttctcttttcctccTCCATTGCCAGAGAACTCCAACAACTTCAAAAACTGAAAGTATCATGTTGTAGCAAAATGGAACAAATAATTGGAGCAGTAGATCATCATCACGGAGATAAAGTAGTAACTGATGAAGCAATTATTTTCAGTCGATTGGTGGACTTGAAGTTGTCGAGTCTTTCACATTTTAAAAGCTTCTACCCCAAAATGGAGAAGACAACAACTGAGAAAAACCTTCCAAATTTTACCGCAACAACAGAATCTATCTTTGATGAAAAG GTTGCTATTCCCAAGATGAAAACTCTTCGTTTGGAACGCTTGAATTGCACAAGACAGATACAACTCTGGGATCTAGTTATCACACAAGAATATCTACAAGAACATCCATATGACGTGACATTAATCGGATGCCAAGTCTCGACCAAGGTTTTATCTCATCATTTGAATCAAAGCTTTAGAATGATCGACAATTTATGCTTAACGAATTGTCTGGGGTTTAAACATCTTATTGACCTTGACGGGACAATAAGCGTTGGTGAAGAGAAGTTTGTTGATGCGGGAACTTTACATCTCTCTGATTTACCTGAATTGGTGTCTTTGTGGAATAAGAATCTTCGTGAAATTAAGGGTTTTCGAAGCTTAACGATCATAGCTATCATGAAATGTCCCCAAATGAAAAGTCTGCTTACACATTCCATGGTTATGACTCTTCAACACCTAGAAATGCTAAGGGTGGAATCTTGTGAAATGATggaagaaattattattattgatgagAATAATCTTAATATTGTAGGGGAAGGAAAGGCAACATGGCAGATTGAATTTCCAAAATTAGAATGTTTGTGTTTATATAATCTACCAAACCTCAAATACTTTTGCAATGATGAAAGAGCTTCCTTTAGCTTTTCATCCTTGTGCGAGGTTAAGGTGAGGAATTGTCCAAAAATGAAGACCTTTGCATCTGGACAAATTTGCTTGCCGCCAAAGATGATACGAGCCTTGGTAGATTATGAAGACAAGAGACAATATGAAGAGGTTGAAATTACAAATCTTAATGCATTTTTGGAGGAcag GAACCACATGGCGAAAATCATACACTGGGGAGACTCACGCAGCCGTTATTTTATGGAAATATTTTAA
- the LOC127791745 gene encoding probable disease resistance protein At4g27220 isoform X3, with protein MDACVGKIVQLLADGLINYVKRHGAYVIRYKNKVQLLEQENKRLGEKKESIQGMVGRATNNGKAVETEVSSWLKDAEDMEGDITNILHPQENRESFKCFKGCMCPNLMWRHKMGKEADKRKLDVSELISRGDRLLNSPVARDAPFQWEPHFDSYEYYTKFDSRASVFDKIMEALKDSGVDMIGVHGPGGAGKTTMVKEVAKEAKKLGIFFKIVIAVVSKDPNTSKLQEELAPQLDLKYKQRSDSGRADELRKTLLNGKKILVILDDLWQGLDLNAVGIPISGPSHKDCKILLTSRRKDVFKVMGVHSYFSIGYLAENEAWELFTKVTGDFGVDELIAREVSKKCGGLPIAIVAVAAALKDEEEVEWRNALLQLKNSPLKYIEEIDPVGYTPLKWSYDFLKDEDAKSCFLLCCLFPEDAEISIDDLVKYSFALGFLRRVDTLKDARIEVQAMVNKLKRSCLLLNGEDENYVKMHDVIRDLAISITEVKQTEHSGGQDWPRQQQFMVDHEIRVWPKNDAWKQHTAISLRINNDNFPSHCGVLDCPLVHTLVLKLGKSSRIIPNDFFQGMEEARVLDLESISLELPSSILELYHFRMLRLRYCKLLGDLTTIQNLKNHIEILSFEGSEIKELPQEIGELTRLRSLDLRTWMLEVIPKGVISNLIHLEELYVLGSFSGWDTTVNGEGKSNASIAELKSLTQLTVLYVSISAESFKIMVQGCPNLFGKLINFAILINSRSSFINRIQTLNVLEIRDIHRIDDEFHLLMNKVSVLTLRWIPHLEGLMLQCKPQLKFIASGGGPFSKLTSLEIDNCHGLKFLFSSSIARELQQLQKLKVSCCSKMEQIIGAVDHHHGDKVVTDEAIIFSRLVDLKLSSLSHFKSFYPKMEKTTTEKNLPNFTATTESIFDEKLVLLDILCASKIYTYKVVPEWK; from the exons ATGGATGCGTGTGTGGGGAAGATTGTCCAATTGCTCGCAGATGGCTTGATTAATTATGTCAAGCGCCATGGGGCCTATGTGATTCGATACAAGAACAAGGTTCAGCTACTCGAACAAGAAAATAAGAGGCTCGGTGAAAAAAAGGAGAGTATCCAAGGAATGGTGGGTAGAGCCACAAACAATGGGAAAGCCGTTGAGACTGAGGTCTCCAGTTGGCTAAAGGACGCTGAAGACATGGAAGGAGACATCACCAACATCCTGCATCCACAAGAAAACAGAGAATCCTTCAAGTGTTTTAAGGGCTGCATGTGTCCCAACTTAATGTGGCGTCACAAGATGGGTAAGGAAGCTGACAAGAGGAAGCTGGACGTCAGCGAACTGATAAGTAGGGGTGACCGACTACTGAACTCGCCAGTGGCACGCGATGCACCTTTCCAATGGGAGCCGCATTTTGATTCTTATGAGTATTACACCAAGTTTGACTCAAGAGCTTCAGTTTTTGATAAAATCATGGAGGCTTTGAAGGATTCTGGGGTTGACATGATTGGGGTCCATGGGCCTGGTGGAGCTGGGAAGACGACGATGGTGAAAGAGGTTGCCAAAGAAGCTAAGAAACtaggaattttttttaagattgtGATAGCAGTTGTGTCTAAAGATCCAAACACCTCAAAACTACAAGAAGAGCTTGCACCCCAATTGGATCTCAAGTATAAACAAAGAAGTGACTCAGGAAGAGCGGATGAGTTACGAAAGACATTGTTAAACGGGAAGAAGATATTGGTAATATTGGATGACCTTTGGCAAGGACTAGACTTGAATGCAGTTGGAATTCCTATTTCGGGCCCTAGCCACAAAGATTGCAAAATTTTGCTAACCTCGCGTAGAAAAGATGTCTTCAAAGTGATGGGCGTTCattcatatttttccattgggTACTTGGCGGAGAACGAAGCATGGGAGTTGTTTACAAAGGTGACAGGAGATTTTGGAGTCGATGAATTGATAGCAAGAGAGGTGAGCAAGAAATGTGGAGGTCTGCCTATCGCTATCGTTGCAGTTGCAGCTGCATTAAAGGACGAGGAAGAGGTTGAGTGGCGCAATGCACTTCTCCAATTAAAGAATTCCCCCCTAAAATACATTGAAGAAATTGATCCAGTGGGTTATACCCCCTTGAAGTGGAGCTATGATTTTCTAAAAGACGAGGATGCAAAGTCGTGTTTCTTGCTCTGCTGTTTGTTCCCTGAAGATGCTGAGATTTCTATTGATGACTTGGTTAAATATAGCTTTGCCCTGGGGTTCCTTAGAAGGGTGGATACGCTGAAAGATGCAAGAATTGAAGTACAAGCCATGGTTAATAAGCTGAAAAGGTCTTGCTTGTTACTAAATGGAGAAGACGAGAATTATGTCAAAATGCATGACGTTATTCGTGACCTTGCAATTTCTATCACAGAGGTGAAGCAAACAGAACACAGCGGTGGCCAAGATTGGCCAAGACAACAACAGTTCATGGTAGATCACGAAATTCGAGTGTGGCCGAAGAATGATGCCTGGAAGCAGCACACAGCAATCTCATTAAGGATCAATAATGACAACTTTCCTTCTCATTGCGGCGTGCTCGATTGTCCACTAGTGCATACCCTTGTGTTGAAGCTTGGAAAATCTTCACGTATAATTCCGAATGACTTCTTTCAAGGCATGGAGGAGGCAAGAGTTTTAGATTTGGAAAGCATATCGTTGGAGCTCCCATCGTCAATTTTGGAGTTGTATCATTTTCGGATGTTACGTCTAAGGTATTGTAAATTATTGGGAGACTTGACTAcaatccaaaatttaaaaaatcacatTGAGATACTTAGTTTTGAGGGATCTGAAATAAAAGAGTTGCCACAAGAGATTGGAGAATTGACTCGTTTGCGGTCTTTGGATCTGAGAACGTGGATGCTGGAGGTGATTCCAAAGGGTGTGATATCTAATTTGATCCATTTAGAAGAGTTGTATGTCTTAGGCAGCTTTAGTGGATGGGATACCACTGTAAATGGTGAGGGAAAGAGTAATGCGAGCATTGCTGAGCTGAAATCATTGACTCAATTAACAGTTTTATATGTTAGTATTTCAGCAGAAAGTTTCAAGATTATGGTGCAAGGATGCCCCAATTTATTTGggaaattgattaattttgcaATACTAATAAACTCTCGCTCGTCTTTTATTAATCGTATTCAAaccttgaatgttttggaaattcGTGATATTCATCGTATAGATGATGAATTTCATCTCTTGATGAACAAAGTTAGTGTGTTGACGTTAAGGTGGATTCCGCATTTGGAAGGGCTGATGTTACAATGCAAGCCACAACTAAAGTTTATAGCAAGTGGTGGGGGACCTTTTAGTAAATTAACCTCTTTAGAAATTGATAACTGTCACGGtctgaaatttctcttttcctccTCCATTGCCAGAGAACTCCAACAACTTCAAAAACTGAAAGTATCATGTTGTAGCAAAATGGAACAAATAATTGGAGCAGTAGATCATCATCACGGAGATAAAGTAGTAACTGATGAAGCAATTATTTTCAGTCGATTGGTGGACTTGAAGTTGTCGAGTCTTTCACATTTTAAAAGCTTCTACCCCAAAATGGAGAAGACAACAACTGAGAAAAACCTTCCAAATTTTACCGCAACAACAGAATCTATCTTTGATGAAAAG CTTGTGTTGCTAGACATCTTGTGCGCATCCAAGATTTACACATACAAGGTTGTCCCGGAATGGAAGTGA
- the LOC127791745 gene encoding probable disease resistance protein At4g27220 isoform X1 yields the protein MDACVGKIVQLLADGLINYVKRHGAYVIRYKNKVQLLEQENKRLGEKKESIQGMVGRATNNGKAVETEVSSWLKDAEDMEGDITNILHPQENRESFKCFKGCMCPNLMWRHKMGKEADKRKLDVSELISRGDRLLNSPVARDAPFQWEPHFDSYEYYTKFDSRASVFDKIMEALKDSGVDMIGVHGPGGAGKTTMVKEVAKEAKKLGIFFKIVIAVVSKDPNTSKLQEELAPQLDLKYKQRSDSGRADELRKTLLNGKKILVILDDLWQGLDLNAVGIPISGPSHKDCKILLTSRRKDVFKVMGVHSYFSIGYLAENEAWELFTKVTGDFGVDELIAREVSKKCGGLPIAIVAVAAALKDEEEVEWRNALLQLKNSPLKYIEEIDPVGYTPLKWSYDFLKDEDAKSCFLLCCLFPEDAEISIDDLVKYSFALGFLRRVDTLKDARIEVQAMVNKLKRSCLLLNGEDENYVKMHDVIRDLAISITEVKQTEHSGGQDWPRQQQFMVDHEIRVWPKNDAWKQHTAISLRINNDNFPSHCGVLDCPLVHTLVLKLGKSSRIIPNDFFQGMEEARVLDLESISLELPSSILELYHFRMLRLRYCKLLGDLTTIQNLKNHIEILSFEGSEIKELPQEIGELTRLRSLDLRTWMLEVIPKGVISNLIHLEELYVLGSFSGWDTTVNGEGKSNASIAELKSLTQLTVLYVSISAESFKIMVQGCPNLFGKLINFAILINSRSSFINRIQTLNVLEIRDIHRIDDEFHLLMNKVSVLTLRWIPHLEGLMLQCKPQLKFIASGGGPFSKLTSLEIDNCHGLKFLFSSSIARELQQLQKLKVSCCSKMEQIIGAVDHHHGDKVVTDEAIIFSRLVDLKLSSLSHFKSFYPKMEKTTTEKNLPNFTATTESIFDEKVLFPVLTRLAIYKLPMEYIWNNQAIQSPRLQNLEKLKVAIPKMKTLRLERLNCTRQIQLWDLVITQEYLQEHPYDVTLIGCQVSTKVLSHHLNQSFRMIDNLCLTNCLGFKHLIDLDGTISVGEEKFVDAGTLHLSDLPELVSLWNKNLREIKGFRSLTIIAIMKCPQMKSLLTHSMVMTLQHLEMLRVESCEMMEEIIIIDENNLNIVGEGKATWQIEFPKLECLCLYNLPNLKYFCNDERASFSFSSLCEVKVRNCPKMKTFASGQICLPPKMIRALVDYEDKRQYEEVEITNLNAFLEDRNHMAKIIHWGDSRSRYFMEIF from the exons ATGGATGCGTGTGTGGGGAAGATTGTCCAATTGCTCGCAGATGGCTTGATTAATTATGTCAAGCGCCATGGGGCCTATGTGATTCGATACAAGAACAAGGTTCAGCTACTCGAACAAGAAAATAAGAGGCTCGGTGAAAAAAAGGAGAGTATCCAAGGAATGGTGGGTAGAGCCACAAACAATGGGAAAGCCGTTGAGACTGAGGTCTCCAGTTGGCTAAAGGACGCTGAAGACATGGAAGGAGACATCACCAACATCCTGCATCCACAAGAAAACAGAGAATCCTTCAAGTGTTTTAAGGGCTGCATGTGTCCCAACTTAATGTGGCGTCACAAGATGGGTAAGGAAGCTGACAAGAGGAAGCTGGACGTCAGCGAACTGATAAGTAGGGGTGACCGACTACTGAACTCGCCAGTGGCACGCGATGCACCTTTCCAATGGGAGCCGCATTTTGATTCTTATGAGTATTACACCAAGTTTGACTCAAGAGCTTCAGTTTTTGATAAAATCATGGAGGCTTTGAAGGATTCTGGGGTTGACATGATTGGGGTCCATGGGCCTGGTGGAGCTGGGAAGACGACGATGGTGAAAGAGGTTGCCAAAGAAGCTAAGAAACtaggaattttttttaagattgtGATAGCAGTTGTGTCTAAAGATCCAAACACCTCAAAACTACAAGAAGAGCTTGCACCCCAATTGGATCTCAAGTATAAACAAAGAAGTGACTCAGGAAGAGCGGATGAGTTACGAAAGACATTGTTAAACGGGAAGAAGATATTGGTAATATTGGATGACCTTTGGCAAGGACTAGACTTGAATGCAGTTGGAATTCCTATTTCGGGCCCTAGCCACAAAGATTGCAAAATTTTGCTAACCTCGCGTAGAAAAGATGTCTTCAAAGTGATGGGCGTTCattcatatttttccattgggTACTTGGCGGAGAACGAAGCATGGGAGTTGTTTACAAAGGTGACAGGAGATTTTGGAGTCGATGAATTGATAGCAAGAGAGGTGAGCAAGAAATGTGGAGGTCTGCCTATCGCTATCGTTGCAGTTGCAGCTGCATTAAAGGACGAGGAAGAGGTTGAGTGGCGCAATGCACTTCTCCAATTAAAGAATTCCCCCCTAAAATACATTGAAGAAATTGATCCAGTGGGTTATACCCCCTTGAAGTGGAGCTATGATTTTCTAAAAGACGAGGATGCAAAGTCGTGTTTCTTGCTCTGCTGTTTGTTCCCTGAAGATGCTGAGATTTCTATTGATGACTTGGTTAAATATAGCTTTGCCCTGGGGTTCCTTAGAAGGGTGGATACGCTGAAAGATGCAAGAATTGAAGTACAAGCCATGGTTAATAAGCTGAAAAGGTCTTGCTTGTTACTAAATGGAGAAGACGAGAATTATGTCAAAATGCATGACGTTATTCGTGACCTTGCAATTTCTATCACAGAGGTGAAGCAAACAGAACACAGCGGTGGCCAAGATTGGCCAAGACAACAACAGTTCATGGTAGATCACGAAATTCGAGTGTGGCCGAAGAATGATGCCTGGAAGCAGCACACAGCAATCTCATTAAGGATCAATAATGACAACTTTCCTTCTCATTGCGGCGTGCTCGATTGTCCACTAGTGCATACCCTTGTGTTGAAGCTTGGAAAATCTTCACGTATAATTCCGAATGACTTCTTTCAAGGCATGGAGGAGGCAAGAGTTTTAGATTTGGAAAGCATATCGTTGGAGCTCCCATCGTCAATTTTGGAGTTGTATCATTTTCGGATGTTACGTCTAAGGTATTGTAAATTATTGGGAGACTTGACTAcaatccaaaatttaaaaaatcacatTGAGATACTTAGTTTTGAGGGATCTGAAATAAAAGAGTTGCCACAAGAGATTGGAGAATTGACTCGTTTGCGGTCTTTGGATCTGAGAACGTGGATGCTGGAGGTGATTCCAAAGGGTGTGATATCTAATTTGATCCATTTAGAAGAGTTGTATGTCTTAGGCAGCTTTAGTGGATGGGATACCACTGTAAATGGTGAGGGAAAGAGTAATGCGAGCATTGCTGAGCTGAAATCATTGACTCAATTAACAGTTTTATATGTTAGTATTTCAGCAGAAAGTTTCAAGATTATGGTGCAAGGATGCCCCAATTTATTTGggaaattgattaattttgcaATACTAATAAACTCTCGCTCGTCTTTTATTAATCGTATTCAAaccttgaatgttttggaaattcGTGATATTCATCGTATAGATGATGAATTTCATCTCTTGATGAACAAAGTTAGTGTGTTGACGTTAAGGTGGATTCCGCATTTGGAAGGGCTGATGTTACAATGCAAGCCACAACTAAAGTTTATAGCAAGTGGTGGGGGACCTTTTAGTAAATTAACCTCTTTAGAAATTGATAACTGTCACGGtctgaaatttctcttttcctccTCCATTGCCAGAGAACTCCAACAACTTCAAAAACTGAAAGTATCATGTTGTAGCAAAATGGAACAAATAATTGGAGCAGTAGATCATCATCACGGAGATAAAGTAGTAACTGATGAAGCAATTATTTTCAGTCGATTGGTGGACTTGAAGTTGTCGAGTCTTTCACATTTTAAAAGCTTCTACCCCAAAATGGAGAAGACAACAACTGAGAAAAACCTTCCAAATTTTACCGCAACAACAGAATCTATCTTTGATGAAAAG GTTCTTTTTCCCGTCTTAACACGTTTGGCGATTTATAAGTTACCAATGGAATATATTTGGAACAACCAAGCAATTCAATCCCCACGATTGCAAAATTTGGAGAAGTTAAAG GTTGCTATTCCCAAGATGAAAACTCTTCGTTTGGAACGCTTGAATTGCACAAGACAGATACAACTCTGGGATCTAGTTATCACACAAGAATATCTACAAGAACATCCATATGACGTGACATTAATCGGATGCCAAGTCTCGACCAAGGTTTTATCTCATCATTTGAATCAAAGCTTTAGAATGATCGACAATTTATGCTTAACGAATTGTCTGGGGTTTAAACATCTTATTGACCTTGACGGGACAATAAGCGTTGGTGAAGAGAAGTTTGTTGATGCGGGAACTTTACATCTCTCTGATTTACCTGAATTGGTGTCTTTGTGGAATAAGAATCTTCGTGAAATTAAGGGTTTTCGAAGCTTAACGATCATAGCTATCATGAAATGTCCCCAAATGAAAAGTCTGCTTACACATTCCATGGTTATGACTCTTCAACACCTAGAAATGCTAAGGGTGGAATCTTGTGAAATGATggaagaaattattattattgatgagAATAATCTTAATATTGTAGGGGAAGGAAAGGCAACATGGCAGATTGAATTTCCAAAATTAGAATGTTTGTGTTTATATAATCTACCAAACCTCAAATACTTTTGCAATGATGAAAGAGCTTCCTTTAGCTTTTCATCCTTGTGCGAGGTTAAGGTGAGGAATTGTCCAAAAATGAAGACCTTTGCATCTGGACAAATTTGCTTGCCGCCAAAGATGATACGAGCCTTGGTAGATTATGAAGACAAGAGACAATATGAAGAGGTTGAAATTACAAATCTTAATGCATTTTTGGAGGAcag GAACCACATGGCGAAAATCATACACTGGGGAGACTCACGCAGCCGTTATTTTATGGAAATATTTTAA
- the LOC127791751 gene encoding uncharacterized protein LOC127791751: MQIMQSRDPEVSEDTENSFAELKLREAEASESQQRADMALLEAKKITSQYQKEADKCNSRMETCEEAREKAEAALSAQKKLTAIWQIRARQRGWKGVAKTLTQSQENVPVV; encoded by the coding sequence ATGCAGATTATGCAAAGCCGTGATCCTGAAGTGAGCGAAGACACAGAGAATAGTTTTGCTGAGCTGAAGCTACGAGAAGCTGAAGCTTCGGAAAGTCAGCAGCGTGCTGACATGGCACTGCTTGAGGCCAAGAAGATAACATCCCAATATCAGAAAGAGGCAGACAAATGCAATTCCAGGATGGAAACTTGTGAAGAAGCAAGGGAAAAGGCTGAAGCAGCTTTATCAGCACAAAAGAAACTAACCGCAATTTGGCAGATAAGGGCTCGGCAGAGAGGATGGAAAGGAGTTGCCAAAACTCTGACTCAATCCCAGGAAAATGTTCCAGTTGTGTGA